One segment of Gammaproteobacteria bacterium DNA contains the following:
- a CDS encoding MoxR family ATPase, with product MTEGRFHGTERYVATDDLMMAVNAAVTLGRPLLVKGEPGTGKTQLAEEVALALNRPFIQWHIKSTVKAQQGLYEYDAVSRLRDSQLGEGRVHDISNYIVKGKLWEAFTADVQPVLLIDEIDKADIEFPNDLLLELDRMEFYVYETRQTVKAHHRPIIIITSNNEKELPDAFLRRCFFHYIRFPDKETMEQIVRVHYPDLKKRLLSEALEAFFEIREAPGLKKRPSTSELLDWIKLLVAEDIPPEALRGDQRKLIPPLYGALLKNEQDVHLFERLLFMSRRKKD from the coding sequence CTGATGATGGCGGTGAACGCTGCCGTAACCCTGGGTCGGCCCCTGTTGGTGAAAGGCGAGCCGGGCACTGGCAAGACCCAGTTGGCCGAGGAAGTCGCCCTTGCCCTCAACCGTCCGTTTATCCAGTGGCATATCAAGTCGACCGTCAAGGCCCAGCAAGGGTTGTATGAATACGATGCTGTCTCGCGGCTGCGCGATTCCCAACTGGGCGAAGGGCGAGTGCATGACATTAGCAACTACATCGTCAAGGGTAAATTGTGGGAAGCATTTACCGCCGACGTGCAACCGGTGTTGCTGATCGATGAGATCGACAAAGCTGATATTGAATTTCCGAATGACCTGCTGTTGGAACTCGACCGTATGGAGTTCTATGTCTACGAGACGCGGCAGACCGTCAAGGCCCACCACCGTCCAATCATTATTATCACCAGCAACAATGAGAAGGAATTGCCGGACGCCTTCCTGCGCCGTTGCTTTTTCCATTACATCCGCTTTCCCGACAAGGAAACCATGGAACAAATCGTGCGGGTGCATTATCCGGATTTGAAGAAACGGTTGCTGAGCGAGGCGTTGGAAGCGTTCTTCGAAATTCGCGAGGCGCCGGGTCTGAAAAAGCGACCTTCTACTTCGGAATTGCTGGACTGGATCAAACTATTGGTCGCCGAAGACATCCCGCCCGAAGCCTTGCGCGGTGACCAGCGGAAGCTGATTCCGCCACTGTATGGGGCGTTGCTGAAGAATGAGCAGGATGTGCATTTGTTTGAGCGGCTGCTATTTATGAGTCGCCGCAAGAAGGATTGA
- the pseC gene encoding UDP-4-amino-4,6-dideoxy-N-acetyl-beta-L-altrosamine transaminase, with translation MLPYGRQWLDEDDIAAVVAVLRSNWLTTGPKIAEFEQAFADFVGMREAVAVSSGTAALHTVMAALGIGPGDEVIVPAMTFAATANSVVFQGGTPVFADVDPETLLLDPDAVDARITSRTRAVIAVDYAGQPCDYDALRMIADRHDLALVADACHALGGNDQGRPVGSLADLSAFSLHPVKPITTGEGGVITTDDPQWAQRMRRFRNHGIATDHRQREQQNSWFYEMVELGYNYRLTDFQCALGISQLRKLPNWVARRQAITRVYDKALAEIPGVKPLAVRASVSHAYHLYVVRLDPEQLGKSRTDMFAALRAAGIGVNVHYIPVHLHPFYRERFRTGPGLCPVAEAAYEQILSLPIFPAMNDHDVDQVISALAKIMGIDDANGGRRA, from the coding sequence ATGCTGCCTTATGGCCGTCAATGGTTGGATGAAGACGACATTGCAGCGGTTGTCGCAGTATTGCGCTCTAATTGGTTGACCACCGGACCAAAGATAGCTGAATTTGAACAGGCTTTTGCCGATTTCGTGGGAATGCGCGAAGCCGTAGCGGTCAGCAGTGGCACAGCAGCGCTGCATACGGTAATGGCTGCGCTGGGCATAGGGCCTGGGGATGAGGTGATCGTGCCAGCCATGACCTTTGCAGCGACGGCGAACAGCGTGGTGTTTCAGGGAGGAACGCCGGTGTTCGCTGATGTTGACCCGGAGACGCTGTTGCTAGATCCGGATGCGGTGGATGCGCGCATCACCTCGCGCACCCGGGCGGTGATCGCTGTGGATTATGCCGGCCAGCCATGTGATTACGATGCGCTGCGGATGATCGCTGATCGTCACGATCTGGCTCTGGTCGCAGATGCCTGCCATGCGTTAGGTGGAAACGACCAGGGGCGTCCGGTTGGCAGTCTTGCGGATTTGAGCGCCTTCAGCCTGCATCCAGTCAAGCCGATCACGACAGGCGAAGGAGGTGTAATCACCACTGATGATCCACAATGGGCGCAGCGGATGCGGCGATTCCGCAATCATGGCATTGCCACTGATCATCGTCAGCGGGAGCAACAGAATTCCTGGTTCTACGAGATGGTGGAACTGGGTTATAACTACCGTCTCACTGATTTTCAGTGTGCGTTAGGCATCAGTCAGTTGCGCAAGTTGCCCAATTGGGTGGCCCGGCGTCAGGCAATCACCCGGGTTTATGACAAAGCGCTGGCGGAAATCCCCGGCGTCAAACCGCTGGCGGTGCGGGCCAGCGTTAGTCATGCTTATCACCTATATGTCGTGCGACTGGACCCGGAGCAGCTGGGAAAATCGCGTACTGACATGTTTGCAGCGCTGCGGGCGGCAGGGATTGGCGTGAATGTGCATTATATTCCCGTGCATCTGCATCCTTTTTATCGGGAACGGTTCAGGACGGGACCAGGACTTTGTCCGGTGGCCGAAGCGGCCTATGAACAGATTCTCAGCTTGCCGATTTTTCCGGCAATGAACGATCATGATGTAGACCAAGTAATAAGCGCACTTGCCAAAATCATGGGGATAGACGATGCGAATGGAGGAAGGCGGGCATGA
- a CDS encoding nucleotidyltransferase domain-containing protein: MGQHGQSSVKETDERIRQILKKYPRIRLVVLFGSLAKNAARIDSDIDLAVSADRPLDANEKMQLIMDLAEITGRPVDLVDLSTLGEPLLGQIIANGRKVLGDDSHFAMLLSKHLFNQADFMPYQKRILRERRLTWIGL, translated from the coding sequence ATGGGCCAGCACGGTCAATCAAGCGTTAAGGAAACTGATGAACGGATCAGACAGATTCTCAAAAAGTATCCTCGGATTCGTTTGGTTGTGCTGTTCGGTTCTTTAGCAAAGAATGCTGCACGCATTGACAGTGATATCGATCTCGCTGTAAGCGCCGATAGACCGCTAGATGCCAATGAAAAAATGCAATTGATCATGGATCTGGCGGAAATCACAGGACGGCCGGTTGACTTGGTGGATTTGTCTACGCTTGGCGAACCCTTGCTGGGGCAGATTATCGCTAATGGACGAAAAGTGCTGGGTGACGATTCCCACTTCGCTATGCTTTTAAGCAAGCATCTTTTTAATCAAGCCGATTTTATGCCCTACCAAAAGAGAATTCTTCGAGAAAGGAGGCTGACATGGATTGGCCTTTGA
- the pseB gene encoding UDP-N-acetylglucosamine 4,6-dehydratase (inverting) yields the protein MNLTNKTLLITGGTGSFGRKFTELVLREHEPRRIIVFSRDELKQHEMSRLIPDKRLSFFLGDVRDRDRLTRAFEAKVDIVVHAAALKQVPACEYNPFEAIKTNVLGAQNIIDAAIDCGVAKVIALSTDKAVNPVNLYGATKLCAEKLFVHGNAYTGDRPTCFSCVRYGNVVGSRGSVVPVFLSQRTNGVVTITDPRMTRFWLTLEQGVRFVIQAIGLMRGGEVFVPRIPSMGILDLVKAVAPDCQVQETGIRPGEKLHESLISVDEARHAIALEDLFVIHPEHSWWCCEKSLQGQSLPDGFAYASDSNDQWLSVDELRGIVEATY from the coding sequence ATGAATCTGACAAATAAAACTTTATTAATCACTGGTGGCACGGGTTCGTTTGGCCGCAAGTTCACCGAACTGGTCCTGCGGGAACACGAGCCTCGTCGGATCATCGTGTTCAGCCGCGATGAACTCAAGCAACACGAGATGAGTCGCCTAATTCCGGATAAACGACTGAGCTTTTTCTTGGGTGACGTGCGCGACCGGGACCGTTTAACCCGGGCGTTCGAGGCAAAAGTGGATATCGTGGTCCACGCAGCGGCGCTCAAGCAAGTGCCAGCCTGTGAATATAACCCCTTTGAAGCGATCAAAACTAATGTTCTTGGTGCTCAGAACATCATCGATGCTGCTATTGACTGTGGGGTAGCCAAGGTCATTGCGCTAAGCACTGACAAGGCAGTCAATCCAGTGAATCTGTATGGAGCCACCAAATTGTGTGCGGAAAAACTGTTTGTGCATGGCAATGCTTACACGGGCGACCGCCCAACTTGCTTTAGCTGTGTGCGTTACGGCAACGTGGTGGGAAGTCGAGGCAGTGTGGTCCCAGTATTTCTCAGCCAGCGCACCAATGGCGTGGTAACGATTACTGATCCGCGTATGACCCGTTTTTGGCTGACTTTGGAACAGGGAGTGCGATTTGTCATTCAGGCGATTGGGTTAATGCGGGGAGGTGAGGTATTTGTTCCGCGTATTCCCAGCATGGGTATCCTGGATTTGGTAAAGGCAGTAGCGCCCGATTGCCAAGTGCAAGAGACCGGAATTCGTCCCGGCGAGAAACTTCATGAATCACTCATCTCAGTGGATGAGGCGCGACATGCTATAGCGTTGGAAGATCTGTTTGTGATTCATCCAGAGCATTCCTGGTGGTGCTGTGAGAAGAGTTTGCAGGGGCAATCGTTGCCGGATGGTTTTGCTTATGCTAGCGACAGTAATGATCAATGGTTATCGGTGGATGAACTACGTGGGATCGTTGAGGCCACTTATTGA
- a CDS encoding Uma2 family endonuclease, giving the protein MMNAVPNAPQNWPPWEEDMVAIRVEVRREMEGLITEDETPVDNILSEKQKRLLTEPLYSAWTGPAEYAPGHRPFLALANVGLFYALREPPLVPDVMLALDVVGLGADLSEKANHSYFTWEQGKPPLVAIEIVSNREGGEDQEKLHKYAAAAVGYYVIFDPWRQLSDRMLRIYQLVGQAYVEKVGSQFKDVGLGVTLWQGKYEGEHQLAALG; this is encoded by the coding sequence ATGATGAATGCTGTACCGAATGCTCCGCAAAACTGGCCGCCTTGGGAAGAGGATATGGTGGCGATTCGCGTTGAGGTAAGGCGCGAAATGGAAGGGTTAATCACTGAGGATGAAACGCCAGTGGATAATATTCTGTCAGAAAAACAGAAACGTTTGCTGACCGAACCGCTCTATAGCGCCTGGACGGGGCCGGCAGAGTATGCGCCCGGTCACCGACCCTTCCTGGCCCTGGCGAATGTTGGCCTGTTTTACGCCTTGCGCGAACCGCCACTGGTTCCAGACGTCATGCTCGCGCTGGATGTCGTAGGTCTTGGCGCGGATTTGAGCGAAAAAGCCAACCACTCCTACTTTACCTGGGAACAGGGCAAACCGCCACTGGTGGCGATTGAGATTGTATCTAATCGGGAAGGTGGCGAAGATCAGGAGAAACTCCACAAGTATGCGGCAGCGGCTGTTGGCTATTATGTAATCTTTGACCCATGGCGTCAGCTGTCTGACCGAATGTTGCGCATTTACCAGTTAGTGGGCCAAGCCTATGTGGAGAAAGTCGGCTCGCAGTTCAAGGATGTGGGTCTGGGAGTGACGCTCTGGCAAGGAAAATATGAAGGTGAGCATCAGCTGGCTGCGCTGGGTTGA
- a CDS encoding pseudaminic acid biosynthesis-associated methylase: MTLDKTFKTEQEAFWAGEFGNEYIGRNQGTQLLASNLALFSRALAKAQKIRACIEFGANVGMNLRALKLLYPEQNQYAVEINPDAVSQLRRHLPPDQVFATSILDFDPSTVRKVWDLVLIKGVLIHINPEFLDLVYAKLYEATSRYLMVCEYYNPTPVSVNYRGHSDRLFKRDFCGEMLDRYPALQLIDYGFGYHRDPSFPQGDGTWFLMERNRLP; this comes from the coding sequence ATGACGTTGGATAAAACATTTAAGACTGAACAGGAAGCATTCTGGGCTGGCGAATTTGGCAACGAATACATCGGGCGTAATCAGGGAACCCAACTACTCGCTTCGAATTTGGCGTTGTTCAGCAGGGCTTTGGCAAAAGCGCAAAAAATCAGGGCATGCATCGAATTTGGCGCGAATGTGGGTATGAATCTGCGCGCTTTAAAATTGCTGTACCCGGAACAAAACCAGTATGCAGTCGAGATTAACCCAGACGCAGTCAGTCAATTGCGCCGGCATCTTCCCCCTGACCAGGTATTTGCGACCTCGATTCTTGACTTTGATCCATCGACAGTGCGAAAGGTGTGGGATCTTGTGCTCATCAAGGGGGTGCTGATTCATATCAATCCGGAATTTTTGGATTTGGTCTATGCCAAACTGTATGAAGCGACAAGCCGCTACCTGATGGTGTGTGAGTATTATAATCCAACCCCGGTCAGCGTTAATTACCGTGGTCATTCAGATCGGCTGTTCAAAAGGGACTTTTGCGGCGAGATGCTGGACCGGTATCCGGCGCTGCAATTAATCGACTATGGATTTGGTTATCACCGCGATCCCAGCTTTCCGCAAGGCGATGGCACCTGGTTTCTGATGGAGCGCAACCGCTTACCTTGA
- the pseF gene encoding pseudaminic acid cytidylyltransferase: protein MKLAIIPARGGSKRIPRKNIKNFCGKPMIAYSIAAARDSRLFDKIVVSTDDVEIAEVAKVYGAEAPFMRPAELANDFTGTTEVIAHATQWMIDQQQSVEAVCCLYATAPFVQVEDLRRGLQKLQTGAWAYAFTVTEYASPIFRAFRTHPEGGLQMFFPEHFTTRSQDLPVALHDAGQFYWGRPEAWLSHQRVFDRHSCPILIPRWRVQDIDTEDDWRRAELIYQALFEKGQPSNDVG, encoded by the coding sequence ATGAAACTAGCCATTATTCCAGCGCGCGGCGGCAGTAAGCGTATCCCGCGTAAAAACATCAAAAATTTTTGCGGCAAGCCGATGATTGCTTATTCCATTGCCGCGGCGCGCGACAGTCGGCTTTTCGATAAGATTGTAGTCTCGACCGACGACGTAGAGATTGCCGAAGTTGCTAAAGTGTATGGCGCTGAAGCACCCTTCATGCGTCCGGCAGAATTAGCGAACGATTTTACGGGAACAACAGAGGTTATCGCACATGCCACGCAATGGATGATCGATCAGCAGCAATCTGTTGAGGCCGTGTGTTGTCTCTACGCGACCGCCCCTTTTGTCCAGGTCGAGGATCTCCGACGTGGACTACAAAAGTTGCAAACAGGCGCTTGGGCTTACGCTTTTACCGTCACTGAATACGCCTCACCGATCTTTCGCGCATTTCGCACCCACCCAGAAGGCGGGTTGCAGATGTTCTTCCCGGAGCATTTCACCACACGTTCGCAGGATCTGCCGGTTGCGCTGCACGACGCTGGACAGTTTTATTGGGGTCGGCCAGAAGCATGGTTATCTCATCAGCGCGTTTTTGATCGGCATTCTTGCCCAATCCTGATACCCCGCTGGCGAGTACAGGATATTGATACGGAAGACGACTGGCGGCGCGCTGAACTCATCTATCAGGCATTATTTGAAAAAGGTCAACCATCTAATGACGTTGGATAA
- a CDS encoding VWA domain-containing protein, producing the protein MMTDFFFKLRKASIPVTLTEFLTLLEALHQRVTAHSVEEFYYLARAALIKDERHYDRFDQVFASHFKGLETLFDGLVGAKVPLEWLRKLAELTLSEEDQQLIESMGGWEKLMETFAQRMAEQEGRHQGGNKWIGTAGTSPYGAYGYNPEGIRIGQDQSRHRRAVKVWDRREFRNLDDTVELGTRNIKVALRRLRRFAREGAAEELDLDDTIRSTARNAGWLDLKMVPERHNAVKVLLFLDVGGSMDDHVRACEELFSAARSEFKHLEYFYFHNMVYEGLWKDNRRRYTEKIDTLTVLHTFTRDYKLILVGDATMSPYEITYPGGSVEHFNPEAGDVWMSRLLAAWPRAIWLNPQSSNRWSYIPSIQMVRELMSDRMYPLTLEGLEQGIRALQQLR; encoded by the coding sequence ATGATGACCGACTTTTTTTTCAAGCTGCGCAAGGCCAGTATACCTGTCACCTTGACCGAATTTTTAACCCTGCTGGAAGCTCTGCATCAGCGGGTCACGGCTCATAGCGTTGAAGAATTCTATTATCTGGCGCGGGCGGCCCTGATCAAGGACGAACGCCATTACGACCGCTTCGATCAAGTGTTCGCCAGCCACTTCAAGGGACTGGAAACCCTGTTCGATGGACTGGTCGGCGCTAAAGTACCGCTGGAATGGCTGCGCAAGTTAGCGGAGTTGACCTTGAGTGAAGAGGACCAGCAACTGATCGAGTCGATGGGGGGCTGGGAAAAATTGATGGAAACCTTTGCGCAACGGATGGCCGAGCAGGAGGGACGTCATCAGGGCGGCAATAAATGGATCGGCACCGCCGGCACTTCGCCTTACGGAGCCTACGGTTACAATCCGGAAGGCATCCGCATCGGACAGGATCAGTCACGTCATCGCCGGGCGGTCAAGGTCTGGGACCGTCGCGAGTTCCGCAATCTGGACGACACGGTGGAACTCGGGACGCGCAACATCAAGGTTGCGCTGCGTCGTCTGCGCCGGTTTGCCCGTGAGGGCGCGGCTGAAGAGCTAGACTTGGACGACACAATTCGTTCCACTGCGCGCAATGCGGGCTGGCTGGATCTGAAAATGGTGCCGGAGCGGCATAATGCGGTGAAAGTGCTTCTGTTTCTGGATGTGGGCGGCTCGATGGATGATCATGTCCGGGCCTGCGAGGAGTTGTTCTCGGCGGCGCGCAGCGAGTTCAAGCATCTGGAGTATTTCTACTTTCATAACATGGTCTACGAGGGGCTGTGGAAGGATAACCGCCGCCGCTACACCGAGAAGATCGACACTCTGACGGTGCTGCATACCTTCACGCGGGATTACAAGCTGATTCTGGTCGGCGACGCTACGATGAGTCCTTACGAGATCACCTATCCAGGAGGTAGCGTCGAGCATTTTAATCCCGAGGCCGGCGATGTGTGGATGAGTCGGCTACTTGCCGCGTGGCCCCGTGCGATCTGGCTGAATCCCCAGTCGTCCAACCGCTGGAGTTACATTCCTTCGATTCAGATGGTTCGCGAGCTGATGAGCGACCGCATGTACCCCCTCACCCTGGAAGGACTGGAGCAGGGGATTCGGGCTTTGCAACAGTTGCGGTAG
- a CDS encoding Gfo/Idh/MocA family oxidoreductase, whose product MGYDLRHDPDQFILTHARAFQVHPGFELVGGVDLDSERVCRFEMEYSRPGYVDLASALHDLKPNVVVIATPTALHYQTVSTVLEVIKPSAILCEKPLAYDLDEAAAIVTACEDQGVKLYVNYIRRSDCGVAEIKARINDGRITQSIKGVCWYSKGLFNNGSHFLNLLQYWLGEVVDYQILNKGRLLSGLDPEPDVCINFERGTIYFLAAREEYYSHYTIELIAGNGRLRYECGGSQILWQSVIANPTCEGYQILNSIPEAIISNLDRCQWQVADQLVADLAHQEARICSGSEALYTLKVLNQIVQSR is encoded by the coding sequence ATGGGTTATGACCTGCGCCATGATCCGGATCAATTTATTTTGACCCATGCGCGGGCTTTTCAGGTTCATCCAGGCTTTGAGTTGGTGGGCGGCGTTGATCTGGATTCTGAACGCGTATGCCGATTTGAAATGGAATACTCGCGGCCAGGCTACGTTGATCTAGCATCTGCTCTACATGATCTAAAGCCGAATGTGGTCGTCATTGCTACCCCGACCGCACTGCATTATCAAACGGTCAGCACAGTGCTGGAAGTGATTAAACCAAGCGCAATTCTTTGTGAGAAACCACTGGCTTATGATTTAGATGAAGCAGCAGCTATAGTGACAGCCTGCGAGGATCAAGGCGTTAAACTTTATGTCAACTATATTCGCCGATCAGATTGCGGTGTTGCTGAAATCAAAGCGCGAATTAATGATGGCCGCATTACGCAATCGATTAAAGGCGTATGTTGGTATTCAAAGGGGTTATTTAATAATGGTTCACATTTTCTTAATCTATTACAATACTGGCTGGGCGAGGTCGTCGATTACCAAATTCTGAATAAGGGACGGTTGTTGAGTGGGCTTGACCCAGAGCCAGATGTGTGTATTAATTTTGAGCGGGGAACTATTTATTTCCTAGCTGCGCGGGAAGAATATTATTCTCACTACACGATTGAATTGATCGCCGGCAATGGCCGTCTGCGTTACGAGTGTGGTGGTTCGCAAATTCTTTGGCAATCGGTGATCGCCAATCCAACCTGTGAAGGTTATCAGATTCTTAACTCAATACCTGAAGCGATAATCTCTAATCTGGATCGTTGTCAGTGGCAGGTCGCTGATCAATTAGTCGCTGATTTAGCCCATCAGGAAGCGCGAATCTGCTCTGGATCTGAAGCGTTGTATACCTTGAAAGTTCTCAATCAAATTGTACAAAGCCGATGA
- the pseI gene encoding pseudaminic acid synthase, which yields MIIGERQIGRAEAPFIVAEMSGNHNQSLDRALAIVDAAAKAGAHGLKLQTYMPDTMTLDLAEGEFFISDPNSLWQGASLYKLYQEAYTPWEWHQPIFDRARERGLVAFSTPFDETAVDFLETLNVPCYKVASFENTDLLLIRKIAQTGKPMIISTGMATVAELDETVRAARRAGCRDLVLLKCTSTYPATPENTNLLTIPHLRELFQCEVGLSDHTMGIGAAVASVALGAAVIEKHFTLRRADGGVDSAFSMEPKEMQALVIESERAWQALGRVSYGATEAEKKSLVFRRSLYVVKDMKAGDILTEESVRSIRPGLGLPPKYLDQVLGMRVKQDVKRGTALVWELLG from the coding sequence ATGATCATTGGTGAGAGACAAATCGGACGTGCTGAGGCGCCTTTCATCGTCGCCGAGATGTCCGGCAACCATAATCAATCACTGGATCGAGCGTTGGCGATTGTTGATGCAGCAGCTAAAGCTGGGGCGCATGGCCTGAAGCTGCAAACCTATATGCCCGATACCATGACACTGGATTTGGCTGAAGGCGAGTTTTTCATTTCCGACCCAAACAGTCTGTGGCAAGGCGCTTCTCTCTATAAGCTCTACCAGGAAGCCTATACGCCTTGGGAATGGCATCAGCCTATTTTCGACCGCGCCCGCGAACGAGGTCTGGTTGCGTTCAGCACCCCCTTTGATGAAACGGCAGTGGATTTTCTGGAGACGCTGAACGTACCCTGTTATAAAGTCGCCTCTTTCGAGAATACTGACCTGTTGCTGATCCGCAAGATTGCTCAGACCGGCAAGCCAATGATCATCTCTACCGGTATGGCCACAGTGGCGGAGCTGGATGAGACCGTGCGCGCTGCGCGCAGGGCGGGTTGTCGAGACCTGGTTCTGCTCAAATGCACCAGCACTTATCCGGCGACGCCGGAGAATACCAATCTGCTGACCATCCCCCACCTGCGGGAGTTGTTTCAGTGCGAAGTCGGGCTGTCCGACCATACTATGGGCATCGGCGCCGCAGTGGCCAGCGTGGCGCTGGGTGCGGCAGTAATCGAAAAACACTTTACCCTGCGCCGGGCGGATGGAGGCGTAGACAGCGCGTTCTCGATGGAACCTAAAGAAATGCAGGCACTGGTGATAGAGAGTGAGCGAGCCTGGCAGGCGCTGGGCCGGGTCAGCTATGGCGCGACTGAAGCTGAGAAGAAATCATTGGTATTCCGGCGGTCGCTCTATGTTGTCAAAGATATGAAAGCTGGGGATATCTTGACCGAAGAGAGCGTGCGGTCTATTCGTCCCGGCTTAGGATTGCCGCCGAAATATCTGGATCAGGTACTGGGAATGCGCGTTAAACAGGATGTGAAGCGAGGGACTGCTTTAGTATGGGAGCTATTGGGATGA
- a CDS encoding DUF86 domain-containing protein, whose product MDWPLIEQKLESLRRCLRRVEEKCPKDVETLVQDYDAQDILTLNLTRAVQLCVDIGAHLVSGTEFPPPDTMGQTFDILMDAGIIAAELAKRMKKAVGFRNLAIHNYDVINWTIVFAIAHDRLTDFEDFAKAVVMAMPR is encoded by the coding sequence ATGGATTGGCCTTTGATCGAGCAAAAACTGGAATCCTTGCGGCGTTGTCTGCGCCGCGTTGAAGAGAAATGCCCGAAGGATGTTGAAACCTTAGTGCAAGACTATGATGCTCAGGATATTCTCACTCTGAATCTGACTCGCGCCGTGCAGCTTTGTGTTGACATCGGAGCGCATCTCGTTTCTGGAACCGAATTTCCCCCACCAGACACGATGGGACAAACATTCGATATCTTGATGGATGCCGGAATCATTGCTGCTGAATTGGCCAAACGTATGAAAAAGGCGGTAGGGTTTCGCAATCTGGCTATTCATAACTACGACGTAATTAATTGGACCATCGTTTTCGCAATAGCCCACGATCGATTGACGGACTTCGAGGATTTCGCTAAAGCAGTTGTAATGGCAATGCCTCGGTGA
- the pseG gene encoding UDP-2,4-diacetamido-2,4,6-trideoxy-beta-L-altropyranose hydrolase → MVEIKHKPRVVIRADASIQIGSGHVMRCLTLADALRERGADVQFICRDLPGHLGGVLADKGYPVYWLPASGEDETVILAHTAHSTWLGVPWTVDVDQTQACLAGLSEIDWLIVDHYALDRAWELRMRPLVKRIMVIDDLADRPHDCDLLLDQNLHEEMECRYTELVPANCRQLLGPRYALLRPEFREVRKQLHQRDGVVRRILVFFGGSDPSNETAKALRAIRRLDQPDIAVDVVIGAANPHWREIEALCAKLPNTSFHRQVTNMAELMARADLAIGAGGVSTWERAVLAMPSLVIAVAENQIRVAEDWAATGGCWYLGHAEAVTTDYIHQVLQVLCTARFLAKAMSSRSSEYVDGRGVGRVAKIFMATQLVLRCAVPDDCRNLYIWRNDEVTRRYSGDGSPISWETHCLWFSKAIGNTASLLVIGEHDGRPVGVLRFDLKGKQATISVYLVPGNQGSGLGTALIEAGTRYVAQHVPQISEIIAQLSVHNQASKGAFEGAGYVIDSLKFRRTVKDSNDHW, encoded by the coding sequence ATGGTTGAAATCAAGCACAAACCGCGAGTCGTGATTCGCGCCGACGCCTCGATTCAGATCGGTTCAGGCCATGTGATGCGTTGTCTGACCTTGGCGGATGCGCTGAGGGAGCGTGGGGCGGATGTGCAATTCATTTGCCGGGATTTGCCGGGGCATCTGGGCGGAGTGTTGGCCGACAAAGGCTATCCTGTTTATTGGTTGCCCGCTTCTGGTGAAGATGAAACGGTAATTCTGGCCCATACTGCCCATTCAACTTGGCTGGGGGTACCGTGGACGGTGGATGTCGACCAGACGCAGGCATGCCTGGCAGGATTATCAGAGATTGACTGGTTGATCGTGGATCATTATGCCTTGGATCGGGCGTGGGAGTTGCGGATGCGGCCACTGGTAAAGCGGATTATGGTGATCGATGATTTGGCCGACCGTCCGCATGATTGCGATCTGCTGTTGGATCAAAATCTACATGAGGAGATGGAGTGCCGCTATACGGAGTTAGTGCCAGCGAATTGTCGTCAGTTGCTGGGGCCACGCTATGCGCTGTTGCGTCCGGAGTTTCGCGAGGTGCGGAAGCAGTTGCACCAACGGGATGGTGTGGTGCGTCGGATTCTTGTGTTTTTCGGCGGCTCCGATCCGAGTAATGAGACCGCCAAGGCGTTGCGGGCCATTCGGAGGCTGGATCAGCCGGATATCGCAGTGGATGTGGTGATTGGCGCGGCTAATCCCCATTGGAGGGAGATTGAGGCGTTGTGTGCGAAGCTGCCAAATACCAGCTTTCATCGCCAGGTGACCAATATGGCGGAATTGATGGCTAGGGCGGATTTGGCGATTGGGGCGGGTGGTGTCAGTACTTGGGAACGCGCGGTATTAGCGATGCCAAGTTTGGTAATCGCCGTGGCTGAAAATCAAATACGCGTCGCCGAAGATTGGGCAGCTACCGGCGGATGTTGGTACCTTGGCCATGCTGAAGCCGTGACCACCGACTACATTCACCAGGTATTACAGGTGCTATGTACCGCCCGGTTTTTAGCTAAAGCTATGAGTTCACGTTCCAGTGAATATGTAGATGGTCGCGGCGTAGGACGGGTTGCCAAAATATTTATGGCAACTCAGCTTGTCTTACGGTGTGCAGTTCCTGACGATTGCCGTAACCTTTATATTTGGCGGAATGATGAGGTTACACGCCGCTATTCTGGGGATGGTTCGCCCATTTCCTGGGAGACTCACTGTCTATGGTTCAGCAAAGCCATTGGGAATACTGCTAGCCTGCTGGTTATCGGCGAACATGATGGTCGCCCGGTTGGGGTATTGCGCTTCGATTTAAAGGGCAAGCAGGCGACGATATCGGTGTATCTTGTTCCTGGGAACCAAGGGAGTGGCTTGGGTACTGCGCTGATCGAAGCCGGAACACGCTATGTTGCTCAACATGTCCCTCAAATATCCGAAATTATTGCCCAATTATCTGTGCATAACCAGGCTTCTAAAGGTGCGTTTGAGGGAGCTGGGTATGTGATTGATTCACTCAAATTCAGAAGGACAGTAAAGGATTCAAATGATCATTGGTGA